The sequence below is a genomic window from Thiomonas intermedia.
TCCTCGGAAGTAGCCCGTACCCGGATGGCTTCCCGCAAGAGGTGCAAGCCGAATATCAGCCCGAATCAAAACAGCTAATCGTGGCCTATGACCTGCCCGCGTATGACGCCCTGATCCCGAAGCTGAAGTCCGTGAAGTACGTTAGGACGTCGGATACCTTCGCGGAGAGCGCTCGGCCGGAGAGTCAGCGCCGCGCACTGTACACCGATGTTGTGGCGCAAACTGCATTGCGGTCGATCCACGAGGTCTTTCAGTCGGATTCGCGCGGCTACATCGACACCATTGTCTTCAATGGCTACGTGCATGCTATCGATCCCGGGAATGGCAAGCCCATCCATCCATGCATCGTGACCGTCCGGACTACCCGTGACGCCTTCCGCGACATCGACTTGGCACATGTCGAGCCTGCTGCCTGTCTAAAGGCTTTGAATGCTTCCGTGTCAAAGAGCGCGGCCGAGTTGGCGCCGGTCCGTCCCGTGCTCGAGTTGAACATGTCGGATCCGCGCTTTATCGAAGAAGGCGATGTGCTTTCGACGTTGGATCAACGGCCCAATCTTATGGATCTCACTCCTGGCGAGTTCGAATCGCTGATCACCAACCTATTCCAGGCAATGGGCCTTGAGACGCGGCAAACCCAGCCCTCGCGCGATGGCGGGGTAGATTGCGTGGCGTTCGACCCACGGCCGATCTTTGGTGGCAAGGTGGTCATCCAAGCCAAGCGGTACAAGAACACTGTCGGGGTGAGCGCGGTACGCGATCTGTTCGGCACGATGCAGAACGAGGGTGCCTCCAAGGGTATCCTGGTAACGACGAGCGGCTACGGCAAGGCAGCGTTTGAGTTCGCAAACGGCAAGCCGATGGAACTTCTGGCAGGCAGCAATTTGTTGTATCTCCTCAAGGAGCACGCGAACATTGACGCGAAGATCGTCGTGCCAGAGGACTGGAAAGACCAGGGACCGGATGTCTGACCAAATTTGCAAGTTTAGGGGTCTAGCTGCACAGACGTTTAGCCGCGATCCCGACGACGATGCGTTTATTCACGCCGCCGAAGTGGCGAAGGCCTTATGGCTGGTCACCGTCGATCAAGACCTGTTGGGGGTGAATCGGCCACCAATCGGATTGTGCATCCTCACACCAGCTCAGGCCGTGCGGCATCCCGAGTTTCCGTAGCGTGGCAATCCATTGCATGACCTCGTGCATGCGGTCTTTTCGCTCCACCATGTTGTTTTGTTCGGCAATGCAAAATCTCTCTATTTCGCCGCTGGCGGCTCGGCCGCTTTGGGCCAATGCATGAACCTACCTATGCCACCGTCTGACACTGCCAACGCCGAAAACCCCGTCCGTGCCTGTGTGGCCTATGACCGCAGCGGACGGCGGGTGGGCGATATCGCGCTGGAGGCGATCAGCGATACCCTGGCCGAGGCCGACAGGTTTCTCTGGGTGGGGCTGTACGAACCCGATGCGGCCTTGCTGGCGCAGATGCAGCAGGAGTTCGGCCTGCACCCGCTGGCGGTGGAAGATGCCGGCAAGGCGCACCAGCGCCCCAAGCTGGAGGCCTATGGCGAATCGCTTTTTGTCGTGGCGCGCACAGCCTCGCGCAGCGGCGTGCATGTGCGGTTCGGCGAGACGCATGTCTTCATGGGCCGCAACTACATCCTCACCATCCGGCATGGCGATTCGTCCGGCTATACGACGGTGCGCCGCAATGCCGAGCAGACGCCGGCGCTGCTGGCGCAGGGACCGGGGTATGCGTTGTATGCGGTGCTCGATGCCATCGTCGATGGTTATCTGCCCATCGTCGAGGCTTATCGGGCCGAGTTGGAGGAACTGGAGGGCGAGATCTTCGCGCGCCAATGGCGGCGCGGCACGCTAAAGCGGCTGTACGCGATGCAGCGCGAGCTCACCCGCCTGCGACTGGCGGTGGCGCCCTTGCAAGACGTGCTGGCGCAGCTTCAGCGTCTGCCGGGCGACGTGATGCCCGAGGCCGTGCGGCCTTACTTCCGCGATGTGAACGACCATGCCAGCCGCATCAACGACACGGTGGGCGCACTGCGCGAGATGCTCTCGGCGGCGATGAACGTCTCGGTCTCTCTCGTGACGCTGGAGCAGAACGAAGTGGTCAAGCGTCTGGCCGGCTGGGCCGCGCTGCTGGCCGTGCCCACGCTGCTCACGGGCTGGTTCGGCATGAACTTCCATCACATGCCCGAACTGGATTGGCGATGGTCCTATCCGGCGCTGATCGTGTTCACCCTGGGTTTGTGCGGCGGGCTGTACTACGGGCTCAAGCGGTCGCGCTGGTTGTAGCCCGATGTAGCCTGAGTTCGTCTTCCCAAACTCATTGAGTCATTGCCACCGGAGCTTGCCGCTCATGTCCGACATCCACCACTTCGCCTTGTTTCTGCTCTCGGGCCTGCTGCTCAATATGACCCCTGGCGCGGATATGTTGTTCATCGTGTCGCGCAGCGCGGGGCAGGGGGCGAAAGCCGGGGTGATGGCGGCGCTTGGCGTGGGGGCGGGCTGTCTGGTTCACGTCACCGGGGCCGCGGTGGGGCTGTCGGCACTGATTGCCGCATCGGATCTGGCGTTCAGTGTGGTGAAGTGGCTGGGTGCGTTCTATCTGGTCTGGCTGGGCATCGGCCTGCTGCGCGCCAAAACGTCGGCGCTGGGGCCGCAGGGGACGCAGGCGATTGCCGCGCCTCTGTCCGCAGCGCCCCTGCGGGCCGTGTTCTGGCAAGGCGTACTGACCAATGTGCTCAACCCGAAGATCGTGTTGTTCTTCCTCGCCTTTCTGCCGCAGTTCGTCGGGCCGTCGACCCACGGGCAGGGCTGGGCATTTCTGTTGCTCGGCGTGGTGTTTACCGTCAACGGCACGCTGTTCAACCTGGGCGTGGCCTGGGTGGCGGCGCGGGCGCGCCATCGCATGGGGCGCATGCAGCGATTGGCGCTCTGGGTGCGGCGGTTGACGGGCGTGGTGTTTGTCGGCCTGGGGCTGCGTCTGGCGCTGGCGTCGCGCGTGTAGCGCAGCCCGAACCAAACCAGACGACATGACTCCTTACTCGGGCGGGCGCACGCGCAGATAGCGCGCGAAACGCGGAAGGCCCGAGCCCGTGAGGGCCTGGTAGCGGTAGGTGACGAGGGTGCCGATGGGCGGCGGGTTGCGGCGCAGTGCGTCGCTCAGGCCGGAGCCGATGCGGAAGGTCTTGCCGTCGGGCATCCGCATATTGAGCGCCCCGATCATTCCCTCGTATTTCCCCTTGCCGCGTGTGTAGCCGATGACGGTGGCTTCGGCGTCCTGCCAGGGCTTGAGCTTGAGCAGTACGTCCTGACGGCCTGTACGGTAGGGCGCATCGGCACGGTGCAGCATCAGACCCTCGCCGCCATCGTTCACGATGGTGTCGAGATGCCGTTTCAGCTCGGCAGAGTTGGACACGCGAAACTGCGGAACCATGCGCAGCCAGGGCACCTGTGCCTGTTCCACCAGAGCGCGCATGCGGGCGAGACGATCGGTGAAGCTGCCGGGGGCATTGGGCAGCTCGAACACCATGTAGCGCACCTGCTTCCAGTCGCGGTCGTCGGGCGGGTCGCTGCGCACGATGCCTGAAACCTGTTCGAAGCGCTCGCGCGCGATCCACAGCTCGCCGTCCAGTGGCTGCGAGGGCAGCGCAGCGGTGAACCACGCCGGCGCGGGCACCGGGTTGCCGCTGCGAAAGCGCAGCACCCGGCCGTCCCAGAAGGCGCGCACGCCGTCGAGCTTTTCGCTGACCCAGTAGCGGGCCGGATCGAGCTGGCTTGGCGCGGTTTCGGCCAGCAACAGGGCCGGCGGTGGCGGGCTGGGCGCTCCGGCCTGCGCCCAGGGCAACCCAGCCAGCAGCAGACCGCACAGCAACAGCGGCCGCAGCCCGCCTGGGCATGGGACGGAAAAGCGGTGCGATGAAAGGCGCATGGCGAGGGGCGAAGGTGGCGGGCGGAGCTTGCACGGTCATCTTATGGGGCGTCGAGCGGGCGTGGCAAACCTGCGGCAAACCCATAGAATGGCGCGGTTCCCGAGGAGCGTTGCAACGCACGGAGCGAGTTCATCGCTGCCGTCGCCAGGCTCGGGGCTTTGATCGCAGGCCGCTTCTCCTTGCGGGCGGCTTTCCTTCAACGGCGCTCACCCAACCCGTGCCGGGCGCGGGATGCGGTGCGCATCCGTTCCCGGCCACTTTGTTCGGAGTTTGTATGAACGCTGTGGTCGATTTGAAGAATTTTTCCGATTTCTGTATTGCCGACATCGGACTGGCCGACTGGGGCCGCCGCGAGATCGCCATTGCCGAGAGCGAGATGCCCGCGCTCATGGCCATCCGCGAGGAATACGCCGCCCGCCAGCCGTTGCGCGGCGCGCGCATCACCGGCAGTCTGCACATGACCATCCAGACGGCCGTGCTGATCGAGACTTTGCAGGCCCTGGGCGCGCAGGTGCGCTGGGCCTCGTGCAATATTTTTTCCACGCAAGACCATGCGGCCGCCGCCATTGCCGCCACCGGCACGCCGGTGTTCGCGGTCAAGGGCGAGTCGCTCGAAGATTACTGGGACTACACCCACCGCATCTTCGACTGGACGGATGGCGGCTACTCCAACATGATTCTCGACGACGGCGGCGATGCCACCTTGCTGCTGCATCTGGGCGCGCGCGCCGAAGCCGATGCCGCCGTGCTCAACCACCCGACCAGTGAAGAGGAGCGGGTGCTGTTTGCCGCCATCAAGGCCAAATTGGCGGTCGATGGCAAGTGGTATTCCACCCGCCTGGCGCATATCAAGGGTGTGACCGAGGAAACCACCACCGGCGTGCATCGCCTCTACCAGATGCACCAGCGCGGCGAGCTGAAGTTTCCCGCGATCAACGTCAACGACAGCGTGACCAAGAGCAAGTTCGACAACCTCTATGGCTGCCGTGAAAGCCTGGTGGACGGCATCAAGCGCGCCACCGATGTGATGGTGGCGGGCAAGATCGCCGTGGTCGCCGGTTATGGCGACGTGGGCAAGGGCTCGGCACAGGCGCTGCGCGCGCTCAGCGCCCAGGTGTGGGTGACCGAGGTCGACCCGATCTGCGCCCTGCAGGCCGCGATGGAAGGCTATCGCGTGGTCACCATGGACGATGCCTGCGACAAGGCCGACATCTTCGTCACCGCCACCGGCAACTACCACGTCATCACCCACGATCACATGGCCCGCATGAAGAACCAGGCCATCGTCTGCAATATCGGCCACTTCGACAACGAGATCGACGTCGCGGGCATCGAGAAATACCAGTGGGAAGAGATCAAGCCGCAGGTCGATCACGTCATCTTTCCCGATGGCAAACGCATCATCCTGCTGGCCAAGGGCCGCCTGGTGAACCTGGGCTGCGGCACCGGCCACCCCAGCTATGTGATGAGCTCCAGCTTCGCCAACCAGACCCTGGCGCAGATCGAGCTGTTTGCCAAGACCGGCGACTACCCCGTGGGCGTCTACACCCTGCCCAAGCACCTCGACGAGCATGTCGCGCGGCTGCAGCTCAGCACCCTCAATGTGCAGCTCACCACGCTGACCGACCAGCAGGCGGCCTACATCAATGTGCCCAAGGACGGCCCGTACAAGTCGGCCCATTACCGGTACTGATGCGCATGGTCTCC
It includes:
- a CDS encoding restriction endonuclease yields the protein MEMQHRVQLRAVREAERAQRAYERAAKADEKERKRLYIESKLAEAESQNEQVEHCVQSLRQLLPAGLRRDPTIDFAKLRVTPTYAALDLSDLVSTSREPRWAAYEPAKPKGVAALLPWVKGAYEKRREAAKQTYAQVLREFRTNEDERQRALKRRQDEHEQIVKRAERKADEHNKAVEQLREAFSKGDPDAVASYFITVLGSSPYPDGFPQEVQAEYQPESKQLIVAYDLPAYDALIPKLKSVKYVRTSDTFAESARPESQRRALYTDVVAQTALRSIHEVFQSDSRGYIDTIVFNGYVHAIDPGNGKPIHPCIVTVRTTRDAFRDIDLAHVEPAACLKALNASVSKSAAELAPVRPVLELNMSDPRFIEEGDVLSTLDQRPNLMDLTPGEFESLITNLFQAMGLETRQTQPSRDGGVDCVAFDPRPIFGGKVVIQAKRYKNTVGVSAVRDLFGTMQNEGASKGILVTTSGYGKAAFEFANGKPMELLAGSNLLYLLKEHANIDAKIVVPEDWKDQGPDV
- the corA gene encoding magnesium/cobalt transporter CorA, yielding MPPSDTANAENPVRACVAYDRSGRRVGDIALEAISDTLAEADRFLWVGLYEPDAALLAQMQQEFGLHPLAVEDAGKAHQRPKLEAYGESLFVVARTASRSGVHVRFGETHVFMGRNYILTIRHGDSSGYTTVRRNAEQTPALLAQGPGYALYAVLDAIVDGYLPIVEAYRAELEELEGEIFARQWRRGTLKRLYAMQRELTRLRLAVAPLQDVLAQLQRLPGDVMPEAVRPYFRDVNDHASRINDTVGALREMLSAAMNVSVSLVTLEQNEVVKRLAGWAALLAVPTLLTGWFGMNFHHMPELDWRWSYPALIVFTLGLCGGLYYGLKRSRWL
- a CDS encoding LysE family translocator, which translates into the protein MSDIHHFALFLLSGLLLNMTPGADMLFIVSRSAGQGAKAGVMAALGVGAGCLVHVTGAAVGLSALIAASDLAFSVVKWLGAFYLVWLGIGLLRAKTSALGPQGTQAIAAPLSAAPLRAVFWQGVLTNVLNPKIVLFFLAFLPQFVGPSTHGQGWAFLLLGVVFTVNGTLFNLGVAWVAARARHRMGRMQRLALWVRRLTGVVFVGLGLRLALASRV
- a CDS encoding DNA ligase, whose amino-acid sequence is MRLSSHRFSVPCPGGLRPLLLCGLLLAGLPWAQAGAPSPPPPALLLAETAPSQLDPARYWVSEKLDGVRAFWDGRVLRFRSGNPVPAPAWFTAALPSQPLDGELWIARERFEQVSGIVRSDPPDDRDWKQVRYMVFELPNAPGSFTDRLARMRALVEQAQVPWLRMVPQFRVSNSAELKRHLDTIVNDGGEGLMLHRADAPYRTGRQDVLLKLKPWQDAEATVIGYTRGKGKYEGMIGALNMRMPDGKTFRIGSGLSDALRRNPPPIGTLVTYRYQALTGSGLPRFARYLRVRPPE
- the ahcY gene encoding adenosylhomocysteinase, coding for MNAVVDLKNFSDFCIADIGLADWGRREIAIAESEMPALMAIREEYAARQPLRGARITGSLHMTIQTAVLIETLQALGAQVRWASCNIFSTQDHAAAAIAATGTPVFAVKGESLEDYWDYTHRIFDWTDGGYSNMILDDGGDATLLLHLGARAEADAAVLNHPTSEEERVLFAAIKAKLAVDGKWYSTRLAHIKGVTEETTTGVHRLYQMHQRGELKFPAINVNDSVTKSKFDNLYGCRESLVDGIKRATDVMVAGKIAVVAGYGDVGKGSAQALRALSAQVWVTEVDPICALQAAMEGYRVVTMDDACDKADIFVTATGNYHVITHDHMARMKNQAIVCNIGHFDNEIDVAGIEKYQWEEIKPQVDHVIFPDGKRIILLAKGRLVNLGCGTGHPSYVMSSSFANQTLAQIELFAKTGDYPVGVYTLPKHLDEHVARLQLSTLNVQLTTLTDQQAAYINVPKDGPYKSAHYRY